A window of Puntigrus tetrazona isolate hp1 chromosome 11, ASM1883169v1, whole genome shotgun sequence contains these coding sequences:
- the rps15 gene encoding 40S ribosomal protein S15, protein MADVEQKKKRTFRKFTYRGVDLDQLLDMSYEQLMQLYCARQRRRLNRGLRRKQQSLLKRLRKAKKEAPPMEKPEVVKTHLRDMVILPEMVGSMVGVYNGKTFNQVEIKPEMIGHYLGEFSITYKPVKHGRPGIGATHSSRFIPLK, encoded by the exons ATG GCGGACGTCGAGCAGAAGAAGAAGCGTACCTTCAGGAAATTCACCTACAGAGGTGTGGACCTGGACCAGCTGCTGGACATGTCCTA tgagcaGCTGATGCAGCTGTACTGTGCCAGACAGAGGAGGAGGCTGAACCGCGGCCTCAGGAGGAAGCAGCAGTCTCTCCTCAAGCGCCTCCGTAAGGCCAAGAAGGAGGCACCTCCCATGGAGAAACCAGAGGTGGTGAAGACTCACCTGAGAGACATGGTCATCCTGCCGGAGATGGTTGGATCCATGGTCGGCGTGTACAACGGCAAGACCTTCAACCAGGTTGAAATCAAG CCTGAGATGATTGGTCATTACCTTGGAGAGTTCTCCATCACGTACAAGCCTGTTAAACACGGTCGTCCGGGTATTGGAGCCACTCATTCTTCCCGCTTCATTCCTCTGAAGTAA
- the dda1 gene encoding DET1- and DDB1-associated protein 1, with the protein MDKADFLKGLPVYNKTNFSRFHADSVCKASNRRPSVYLPTREYPSEQIIVTEKTNILLRYLHQQWDKKNAAKKREQEQAEGEGGSPAPPRKIARTDSQEMNEDS; encoded by the exons ATGGACAAA GCGGATTTCCTGAAAGGTCTACCTGTATACAACAAGACAAACTTCAGCAGATTTCACGCGGATTCTGTATGTAAAGCATCG AACAGAAGGCCTTCGGTATATCTGCCTACACGAGAGTATCCCTCCGAACAGA TCATCGTCACAGAGAAGACAAACATCCTTCTGCGTTATCTTCATCAGCAGTGGGACAAAAAG AATGCAGCTAAAAAGCGCGAGCAGGAGCAAGCGGAAGGGGAAGGTGGCAGCCCAGCGCCTCCCAGGAAAATCGCCCGGACAGACAGCCAGGAGATGAACGAGGACTCCTAG
- the ano8b gene encoding anoctamin-8 encodes MMPDAAAAAAAAASSASSSISSSGESGESSRHRHRAQGDAERPEQQQQHAAAPQPASAGVLDKLFGKRLLQAGRHIMSHKSWMKTVPTENCDVLMTFPDTTDDHTLLWLLNHIRLGIPELIIQIRHHKHTRMYAFFVTATYENLLRGAEEMGLQKAVKPEFGGGSRSFSCEEDYIYENIESELCFFTSQERQSIIKYWLDNLRAKHGEALHNIHFLEGQPIIPELRARGVIQQVFPLHEQRILGQLMKSWVQAVCEKQPLDDICDYFGVKIAMYFAWLGFYTTSMLYPAVIGFVLWMLTESDQTSRDICCVVFALFNVVWATLFLERWKRRGAELAYKWGTLDTPAESLEEPRPQFRGVKRCSPVTGCEEFYYPPWRRRVFRWLVSFPVCILCLCFVFLAMLVCFELQEFVMGIKELPRVARFIPKIMLAITVTACDEVYRKIACWLNDMENYRLQSAYEKNLIIKMVLFQFVNSYLSLFYIGFYLKDMERLKEMLATLLIIRQFVQNMKEVLQPYLAERHRLGELTLRAVWELLVSALLRYGRLAAGRAQVSPSDPTVLGSGLRGPQMGEDGPQERRERKCLNGGCGVPDEDVEEEPGERHSEEDNESESLIDCGLKLRKVSFIEKVERKSASCVSPVEDSFLEEGSPTMVERGMDPASVFEMCDDEDENGAPEMKEMTAEPLPAGVENTASVRLRKRGRSLERADSKTKRDSWMDPPEEQETTTLTQAEMESCMQTYQDTFQDYQEMFVQFGYVVLFSSAFPLAAMCALINNIIEIRSDAFKLCTSLQRPFGLRVGSIGQWQTVMEAMGLIAIIVNCYLIGQCGQLQRLFPWLSPEMAIISIVILEHFAVLLKYIIHVAIPDIPSWVGEEMAKLEFQRKEAFKKHERQAQQHFQEQQRRKREEEERQRQAEYQARRDRDDGRSDSSGGDHHHDKSHSGKSRAGGSASGGEKPKRPSSLLGNNNVMKLKQIIPLQNKFSSGTARSPQSPTGSEPKLPGFLSFKFLKSPENKKEAVMASASATPAPPVQERAERSQSPNKSFNPGKLFNFGKSEGGACVNGAQPSKPGDGGQVQDKPPTKSDLNGVPDEIPSPCGENGENASSSDADPSASKM; translated from the exons ATGATGCCCGacgcggcggcggcggcggcggccgCTGCATCATCGGCGAGCAGCAGCATCAGCAGCAGCGGCGAGAGCGGCGAGAGCTCGCGGCACAGACACCGAGCGCAGGGAGACGCGGAGCGGccggagcagcagcagcagcacgcCGCTGCCCCTCAGCCAGCGTCGGCGGGCGTTTTGG ATAAGCTGTTCGGGAAGCGGCTGCTGCAGGCCGGGAGACACATCATGTCCCATAAATCCTGGATGAAGACAGTGCCCACGGAGAACTGTGATGTCCTTATGACGTTTCCAG ACACCACAGATGACCACACGCTGCTCTGGCTTCTGAACCACATCCGGCTCGGCATCCCAGAACTCATTATCCAGATCCGACACCACAAACACACCAGAATGTACGCCTTCTTCGTCACGGCCACATACGAAAA TCTTTTACGCGGGGCTGAAGAGATGGGACTGCAGAAAGCTGTGAAGCCGGAGTTTGGCGGCGGTTCTCGCAGTTTCTCCTGTGAGGAAGATTACATCTACGAGAACATTGAGAGTGAACTCTGTTTCTTCACCTCACAG GAACGTCAAAGCATAATCAAATACTGGCTGGACAATCTGAGAGCTAAACATGGAGAGGCCCTCCACAACATCCACTTCCTGGAAGGGCAGCCAATCA TTCCCGAGCTGAGGGCCCGGGGTGTGATCCAGCAAGTCTTCCCGCTTCATGAGCAGAGGATTCTGGGACAGCTGATGAAGTCGTGGGTGCAGGCCGTGTGTGAAAAACAGCCGCTCG ATGATATTTGTGATTATTTCGGCGTGAAGATTGCCATGTACTTCGCCTGGCTGGGTTTCTACACCACTTCCATGTTGTATCCGGCCGTTATTGGCTTTGTGTTGTGGATGCTCACCGAATCCGATCAG ACCAGCAGGGATATCTGTTGCGTGGTGTTTGCTCTCTTTAACGTGGTGTGGGCCACGTTGTTCCTGGAGCGCTGGAAACGCAGAGGAGCGGAGCTGGCGTATAAGTGGGGTACACTGGACACCCCAGCTGAGTCCCTGGAGGAGCCCAGACCTCAGTTCAGG GGTGTGAAGCGGTGCAGTCCAGTGACGGGCTGTGAGGAGTTTTATTACCCGCCCTGGAGGAGGAGAGTGTTCAGATGGCTGGTCAGCTTTCCCGTCTGTATATTATGCCTTTGCTTTGTATTTCTGGCCATGCTCGTCTGCTTTGAGCTTCAG GAATTTGTGATGGGGATTAAGGAGCTTCCACGTGTAGCAAGATTTATCCCTAAAATCATGTTGGCCATCACTGTGACGGCGTGTGATGAGGTGTACAGAAAGATCGCCTGCTGGCTAAACGACATGG AAAACTACAGACTCCAGAGTGCCTATGAGAAAAATCTCATCATCAAAATGGTTCTT TTTCAGTTTGTAAATTCTTATCTCAGCCTTTTCTATATTGGATTCTACCTCAAAGACATGGAGCGTCTGAAAGAG ATGCTGGCCACGCTGCTGATTATCCGGCAGTTCGTGCAGAACATGAAGGAGGTCCTGCAGCCCTACCTGGCCGAGCGGCACCGTCTGGGTGAGCTGACGCTGAGGGCCGTTTGGGAGCTGCTGGTGTCCGCTCTGCTCAGGTACGGGCGTCTGGCAGCGGGACGAGCACAGGTCTCTCCCAGCGACCCCACCGTGCTCGGCTCGGGCCTGCGCGGGCCGCAGATGGGCGAGGACGGCCCTCAGGAGAGACGAGAGCGCAAGTGTCTAAACGGCGGTTGCGGCGTCCCGGATGAGGACGTGGAGGAGGAGCCCGGCGAGAGGCACAGCGAGGAAGACAACGAGTCGGAGAGCCTCATCGATTGCGGCCTGAAGCTAAGGAAGGTCAGCTTCATCGAGAAGGTGGAGCGCAAGTCTGCGAGCTGCGTCAGCCCCGTGGAAGACAGCTTCCTGGAGGAGGGGAGCCCCACCATGGTGGAGAGGGGCATGGATCCTGCCTCGGTTTTCGAGATGTGCGATGATGAGGATGAAAACGGGGCTCCGGAGATGAAGGAGATGACTGCCGAGCCGCTGCCGGCGGGTGTGGAGAACACCGCGTCAGTCAGGCTCAGGAAGAGGGGGCGGAGCTTAGAGAGGGCTGACAGTAAGACCAAGAGAGATTCGTGGATGGATCCTCCTGAGGAGCAAGAAACCACCACCCTAACACAGGCAGAGATGGAGAGCTGCATGCAAACCTACCAG GACACTTTTCAGGACTATCAAGAGATGTTTGTTCAGTTTGGATATGTGGTGCTCTTTTCCTCTGCCTTCCCATTGGCCGCCATGTGTGCCCTCATTAACAATATCATTGAGATCCGGAGCGACGCGTTTAAACTGTGCACCAGCCTGCAGAGACCCTTCGGCCTGAGGGTGGGGAGCATCGGGCAGTGGCAG ACAGTGATGGAAGCCATGGGTCTGATCGCCATCATAGTGAACTGCTATCTGATTGGTCAGTGTGGGCAGCTACAGAGACTGTTTCCTTGGCTTAGTCCTGAGATGGCCATTATCTCCATCGTCATCCTAGAG CACTTTGCAGTTCTCTTGAAGTATATCATTCATGTGGCAATACCAGACATCCCCAGCTGGGTCGGAGAGGAAATGGCCAAACTTGAGTTTCAGCGCAAAGAGGCGTTTAAG AAGCATGAACGTCAGGCACAGCAGCATTTCCAGGAGCAGCAAAGGAGGAAGCGTGAGGAAGAGGAGCGCCAACGGCAGGCGGAGTATCAAGCTCGGCGTGATCGAGATGACGGCCGCTCTGACTCTTCGGGTGGCGATCACCACCATGACAAGAGCCACAGCGGCAAATCCAGAGCAGGGGGAAGCGCTTCTGGGGGGGAGAAACCCAAACGTCCCAGCTCGCTTCTTGGAAACAACAATGTCATGAAACTGAAGCAGATCATCCCTCTACAGAACAAGTTTTCATCCGGCACGGCCCGTTCCCCGCAGTCACCCACGGGTAGCGAACCCAAGCTACCAGGTTTCCTTAGTTTTAAGTTCCTGAAATCTCCTGAAAACAAGAAGGAGGCGGTGATGGCTTCTGCTAGTGCTACGCCAGCTCCTCCAGTCCAGGAGAGGGCGGAAAGATCCCAATCACCCAACAAGTCCTTCAATCCTGGGAAACTCTTTAACTTTGGGAAATCAGAGGGAGGGGCATGTGTAAATGGGGCACAACCTTCAAAACCAGGGGATGGGGGACAGGTGCAGGACAAGCCTCCGACAAAGTCCGACCTCAACGGGGTCCCGGACGAAATCCCTTCCCCTTGTGGAGAGAACGGGGAGAATGCATCCTCATCCGATGCTGATCCATCAGCCTCTAAGATGtaa
- the abhd8b gene encoding protein ABHD8 translates to MYFLSPQVFTMLTSFVDGIFCCFTGKSTNVVVPIESSEPTDGFEFVEVKPGRVLRVRHIIPDRPVVEEPGTGEGGTVSCKRKISVYRNGQLLIENVNEATHPELVRYQNGDSTVDTDASNCEAPPVTQASEPTPGSVTAATEIKPAPQQDLQQVQRRRRKPKRSIVIDCERKITCCKGTHSDVALFFIHGVGGSLDIWGSQLDYFSQLGYEVIAPDLAGHGASSAPRIPAAYTFYALAEDVRIIFKRYAKKRNILVGHSYGVSFCTFLAHEYPEQVHKVVMINGGGPTALEPSLCSVFNLPTCVLNFLSPCLTWSFLMAGFAHQGTREKKLLKENNAFNVSSFVLRSMMSGQYWPEGDEVYHAEITVPVLLVHGMYDKFVPVQEDQRMAEILLLGFLKIIDDGSHMVMMECPDVVNTLLHEFFLWQPATASKPKQESAPTKTTTKPPEDTTRPKTAPKSPSKSQPDLIRPTTAPKSINTGTEATVDIRSKGLK, encoded by the exons ATGTACTTCTTGTCTCCCCAGGTGTTCACCATGCTCACCAGCTTTGTGGATGGAATATTCTGTTGCTTTACAGGAAAGTCTACTAACGTTGTGGTCCCTATTGAGTCCTCTGAGCCCACTGATGGTTTTGAATTTGTTGAGGTAAAACCAGGAAGAGTTCTGAGAGTTCGGCATATTATCCCAGACAGACCAGTGGTTGAGGAGCCAGGGACTGGGGAAGGGGGCACGGTCAGCTGCAAGCGCAAAATCTCAGTGTATCGAAACGGACAGCTTCTGATCGAGAACGTCAATGAGGCCACCCATCCAGAGCTGGTCCGCTATCAGAACGGAGACAGCACTGTGGATACAGATGCTTCCAATTGTGAAGCTCCCCCAGTAACCCAGGCATCTGAACCCACACCGGGGTCGGTGACCGCAGCTACGGAGATCAAACCTGCACCTCAGCAGGATCTGCAGCAAGTGCAGAGAAGACGGCGCAAACCCAAACGCTCCATTGTGATCGACTGTGAGCGGAAGATCACATGCTGCAAAGGTACTCACTCCGACGTGGCCTTGTTTTTCATTCATGGAGTCGGGGGCTCGTTGGATATCTGGGGAAGCCAACTGGACTATTTCTCCCAACTTGGTTACGAGGTCATTGCCCCGGACTTGGCCGGCCATGGTGCAAGTTCAGCTCCTCGGATTCCCGCTGCCTATACCTTTTACGCTTTGGCTGAAGATGTTAGGATCATCTTCAAGCGATATGCAAAGAAGCGGAATATTTTAGTAGGACACTCTTACGG TGTCTCTTTTTGTACATTCTTGGCTCATGAGTATCCGGAACAAGTTCATAAAGTTGTGATGATTAACGGTGGAGGTCCTACAGCACTCGAGCCCAGTCTCTGCTCTGTCTTCAACTTGCCCACGTGTGTCCTTAATTTTCTGTCCCCGTGCCTCACCTGGAGCTTTCTCAT GGCTGGTTTTGCTCATCAGGGAACAAGAGAAAAGAAACTACTAAAAGAGAACAATGCCTTCAACGTGTCTTCTTTCGTTCTACGGTCCATGATGAGTGGACAGTACTGGCCGGAGGGCGATGAGGTTTACCATGCTGAAATCACAGTGCCTGTTCTGCTGGTTCACGGCATGTACGACAAGTTTGTACCGGTACAAGAGGACCAACGTATGGCAGAG ATCCTATTGTTGGGGTTCCTGAAGATCATAGATGATGGAAGTCACATGGTCATGATGGAGTGCCCTGATGTAGTTAATACTCTCTTACATGAATTTTTCCTGTGGCAGCCAGCAACGGCCTCAAAACCCAAGCAGGAATCAGCCCCAACAAAGACCACTACTAAACCTCCAGAAGACACAACGAGACCAAAAACTGCCCCAAAGTCACCATCCAAATCTCAACCAGACTTGATAAGACCAACAACTGCACCAAAGAGCATCAATACTGGGACAGAGGCTACAGTGGACATCAGATCTAAGGGCCTGAAATAA